A part of Lacibacter sp. H407 genomic DNA contains:
- a CDS encoding diacylglycerol kinase family protein yields MRSFYYAFKGIASAFRSEFNMRIHVLAAVLVTIVGFYFRVSPAEWVMIVFCICSVIAMELINTALEQLCNHVTAEQHPAIKQIKDIAAAAVLVTAVGGFVVALIIFLPKLILIFST; encoded by the coding sequence ATGCGATCATTTTATTACGCTTTTAAAGGAATAGCAAGTGCTTTCAGGAGTGAGTTCAACATGCGTATACATGTTCTTGCTGCAGTGCTTGTTACTATTGTGGGGTTTTACTTCAGAGTATCTCCGGCAGAATGGGTAATGATCGTATTTTGTATTTGCTCGGTAATTGCAATGGAACTGATCAATACAGCTCTTGAACAATTATGCAATCATGTTACAGCGGAACAACATCCCGCCATAAAGCAAATAAAAGATATTGCTGCGGCTGCGGTTTTGGTTACAGCTGTAGGCGGTTTTGTGGTGGCGCTTATCATTTTCCTTCCTAAACTCATTCTCATTTTTAGCACATGA
- a CDS encoding DUF1361 domain-containing protein yields MRNILIYSVGFSFLLYVFRVWYTGSFLFLFIPWNLFLAWLPLLFSSMIKDSKLSMRNVSLFSLWLLFFPNSPYLITDLFHLQERAGVPLYYDLVLLFMAAWNGLLMGLYSLRNIEQLLLKRFSVTQVRPMILIFFVLCGFGIYLGRYDRYNSWHLITQPFDLAQGILSKVISPASHPRVWAVTILFAVVLLLIYETLKKIPAHFTEQVSISSPNQSD; encoded by the coding sequence ATGAGGAATATCTTGATCTACTCGGTTGGCTTTTCGTTTTTATTGTATGTATTTCGAGTGTGGTACACAGGGAGTTTTCTTTTCCTGTTTATTCCATGGAATCTTTTTCTTGCATGGTTGCCATTGCTGTTTAGTAGTATGATCAAAGATTCAAAACTTTCAATGCGGAATGTATCGCTGTTCAGTTTATGGTTACTGTTCTTTCCCAATTCACCTTATCTCATCACTGATCTTTTTCATTTGCAGGAAAGAGCAGGTGTTCCTTTGTATTATGATCTGGTGTTATTATTCATGGCTGCATGGAATGGTTTACTCATGGGTTTGTATTCATTGCGGAATATTGAACAACTGCTGTTGAAACGTTTTTCAGTTACGCAGGTGCGGCCGATGATCTTAATCTTTTTTGTACTCTGCGGTTTTGGTATTTATCTCGGCCGCTACGATCGTTATAACAGCTGGCATTTGATAACACAGCCATTTGATCTGGCGCAGGGAATTTTATCGAAGGTTATTTCACCGGCATCACATCCACGTGTCTGGGCTGTAACAATTCTTTTTGCAGTTGTGCTGTTGCTGATCTATGAAACACTCAAAAAAATACCTGCTCATTTTACTGAGCAGGTATCTATATCGTCACCGAATCAATCGGATTAA
- a CDS encoding Coq4 family protein: protein MKHLLKKLRSNILVMLTHTIALPILKIIRRKKKFPYSMEQLSALPFETVGNELWQSLNAENLRLLPYYERHDIKHVVLDYPFTDEGEVSLQFFMLANGRVSFPVLATAIYGLITMPEYYSSFRKAYQRGKEANDLSSLDWFAIMQEPLADVRYQFSLAK, encoded by the coding sequence ATGAAACACTTATTGAAAAAACTCCGTAGTAATATATTGGTCATGCTGACGCATACAATTGCATTGCCGATATTAAAGATCATAAGAAGAAAGAAAAAGTTTCCTTACAGTATGGAACAACTCAGTGCCTTGCCTTTTGAAACCGTGGGGAATGAATTGTGGCAATCATTAAATGCAGAAAACCTACGGTTGCTTCCTTACTATGAGCGGCATGATATTAAACATGTGGTACTTGATTATCCCTTTACAGATGAAGGCGAAGTGAGTCTGCAGTTTTTTATGCTGGCAAACGGAAGGGTTTCATTTCCTGTACTGGCAACAGCTATTTACGGACTAATTACAATGCCGGAGTATTATTCATCGTTCCGAAAGGCATATCAGCGGGGTAAAGAAGCGAACGATCTTTCTTCACTTGATTGGTTTGCGATTATGCAAGAACCACTTGCTGACGTAAGGTATCAGTTTTCATTAGCTAAATGA
- a CDS encoding winged helix-turn-helix domain-containing protein: MKNPIEQLQKVFDSRVRLGVMSALMVNAQVSFNELKELINVTDGNLASHLKALEENGYVKVNKGFVGRKTNTTYAVTKAGEKAFRLHLDALEQMIKQMGK, from the coding sequence ATGAAGAATCCGATAGAACAGTTACAGAAGGTGTTCGATAGCCGGGTAAGGTTAGGCGTAATGAGTGCGTTGATGGTAAATGCGCAGGTAAGTTTTAATGAACTGAAAGAACTAATCAATGTAACTGATGGAAATCTGGCATCACATCTCAAAGCACTGGAAGAAAACGGTTACGTGAAAGTGAACAAAGGATTTGTTGGTCGTAAAACAAACACAACTTATGCAGTTACAAAAGCAGGCGAGAAAGCATTCAGGTTACACCTTGACGCATTGGAGCAAATGATCAAGCAAATGGGCAAGTAA
- the creD gene encoding cell envelope integrity protein CreD has product MDTQQPSFWQRYGIFIKSILVGFLILVLLIPTAFITELVRERQDRQREVIAEVSSKWASAQTVSGPFLMIPYQEKFVDDKGKVMMVKRMMHYLPESENINGELIPEERSRSIFKIILYKSDLTISGKFLPVQLSQLGIDPADVLWNEVRLCLGISDNRGIAEALSLNWNGASSEMDPGFPPTDIAGSGVSSLLKNALALKDSGPSYEVKLKLKGSERLYFTPLGKQTNVQLRSTWPDPSFDGKFLPTQHSITDKGFTASWNILHFTRDIPQLWKEGKQNIDGFAFGVELLQGVDSYSKTMRTVKYALLFIALTFFLYFFIETLKKRSVHPLQYVLVGLALCIFYTLLLSVSEYTGFNIAYLIASVATIGLITSYTYSIFKQSTVAIALLVFLSSLYGFIYILIQLQDGALLFGSIGLFILLAIVMYYSRKIDWYGEAKKETITDNTTIS; this is encoded by the coding sequence ATGGACACACAACAACCTTCTTTCTGGCAACGGTATGGCATCTTTATCAAATCCATTCTTGTTGGTTTTCTCATCCTGGTATTATTGATACCAACTGCTTTTATAACTGAATTGGTTCGTGAACGACAAGACAGGCAACGTGAAGTAATAGCCGAAGTAAGTTCTAAATGGGCATCAGCCCAAACGGTAAGCGGTCCCTTTTTAATGATTCCCTACCAGGAAAAGTTTGTTGACGATAAAGGAAAAGTGATGATGGTGAAACGCATGATGCATTATTTACCTGAATCAGAAAATATCAATGGCGAACTGATTCCGGAAGAGCGTAGCAGAAGTATTTTCAAGATCATTCTTTATAAATCAGACCTGACGATCAGCGGAAAATTTTTGCCGGTACAACTTTCGCAGCTTGGTATTGATCCTGCAGATGTTTTGTGGAATGAAGTGAGGCTTTGTCTTGGTATATCCGACAACAGGGGTATTGCAGAAGCATTGTCATTAAACTGGAATGGGGCATCATCAGAAATGGATCCCGGTTTTCCGCCAACAGATATTGCAGGTTCAGGTGTAAGTAGTTTATTAAAAAATGCGTTGGCATTAAAAGATTCAGGACCATCATATGAGGTCAAATTGAAACTCAAGGGATCGGAGCGGCTTTACTTTACACCACTTGGTAAACAAACCAATGTACAATTACGATCCACATGGCCCGACCCTTCGTTTGACGGTAAATTTTTACCAACTCAACACAGCATTACTGATAAAGGATTTACTGCGAGTTGGAACATCCTTCATTTCACACGTGATATTCCGCAGCTATGGAAAGAAGGCAAACAGAATATTGATGGATTTGCATTTGGTGTAGAATTGTTACAGGGTGTTGATTCGTACAGTAAAACCATGCGTACAGTAAAATATGCGTTGCTTTTTATTGCACTTACATTCTTCCTTTACTTTTTTATTGAAACGCTAAAGAAACGAAGTGTACATCCTTTGCAATATGTGTTGGTGGGATTAGCTCTTTGTATATTTTATACGTTGTTGTTATCTGTTTCTGAATACACAGGATTTAATATTGCATACCTGATTGCATCAGTTGCTACGATTGGACTGATCACATCATACACTTACAGCATCTTTAAACAATCAACTGTTGCCATTGCGTTGCTGGTATTCCTGTCATCATTGTACGGCTTTATTTATATTCTTATCCAATTACAGGATGGAGCGTTATTGTTTGGAAGTATTGGTTTGTTCATCCTGCTTGCAATTGTGATGTATTACTCCCGTAAGATCGATTGGTATGGCGAAGCAAAAAAAGAAACAATTACCGACAATACAACCATATCATGA